A window of the Cicer arietinum cultivar CDC Frontier isolate Library 1 chromosome 6, Cicar.CDCFrontier_v2.0, whole genome shotgun sequence genome harbors these coding sequences:
- the LOC101506655 gene encoding wax ester synthase/diacylglycerol acyltransferase 4-like — translation MDKLYEEVEEPVSPTGQYFNNSIISSYVVAFMEFANPFHESLLIPFITNVFFHANPRFSSIMVRGEDGTMRWRKVEVYPEEHIKIPKLPEIKESLYDNYFNEYVTSILNARTPQDKPLWEIHLFKYPTSKAATTAIFKLHHAIGDGYSLMSALLSCLNRADDPSLPLSFPSRQQSHSKYAQKSLFQKICLTTSYFFGSILDFGSSIIQTRITEDDITPIRSGYEGTELQPFALSEIVLSLDQIKATKSKLGVTINDLVTGIIFYGIRLYMEEKDEKTKCSNSKSVILLNTRNISGYKSLKEMQKPKSEGGLWGNQFSMLQISIPKLTQSRISNPLEFVWESSKLIKKKRYSFGVYLMALLMDFERKLRGPEAVAKVLFKSAFNSSTLITNMIGPIEKTAVENIPVNGIYFTVMGGPENLFISLISYVNILRITLRTLKGFIDEQKLKLCIEKAAEVIFKAAMDISEIPTTN, via the exons ATGGACAAATTATATGAAGAGGTTGAAGAGCCAGTTAGTCCAACCGGTCAATATTTCAACAACTCCATCATATCTTCATACGTTGTTGCCTTTATGGAATTTGCTAATCCATTTCATGAGTCACTATTGATACCTTTTATCACAAATGTCTTCTTTCATGCCAACCCACGCTTCTCCTCTATCATG GTTAGAGGCGAAGATGGTACCATGAGATGGAGAAAGGTTGAAGTGTATCCTGAAGAGCATATAAAGATTCCGAAATTACCTGAGATAAAAGAATCATTATAtgacaattattttaatgaGTATGTAACAAGTATTCTAAATGCAAGAACACCACAAGACAAGCCCCTTTGGGAAATTCATCTTTTCAAGTATCCAACAAGCAAGGCTGCTACAACTGCAATATTCAAACTTCATCATGCAATTGGAGATGGTTATTCTTTGATGAGTGCTCTTCTTTCTTGTCTAAATAGAGCTGACGATCCTTCTCTTCCGTTGTCTTTTCCTTCTAGACAACAATCACATTCAAAATATGCacaaaaaagtttatttcaaaaaatatgtttaactACGTCCTACTTTTTTGGCTCCATATTAGATTTTGGATCAAGCATAATCCAGACAAGAATTACTGAAGATGACATAACACCCATAAGGTCAGGGTATGAAGGAACTGAATTACAACCTTTTGCCCTGTCAGAAATAGTATTATCTCTTGATCAAATCAAAGCAACCAAATCAAAGCTTGGAGTG ACTATAAACGATTTGGTTACTGGGATAATATTCTATGGAATTAGGCTTTACATGGAAGAGAAGGATGAGAAGACAAAATGTTCAAATTCAAAATCTGTGATATTACTCAACACAAGAAATATTAGTGGTTATAAATCATTGAAGGAAATGCAAAAACCAAAGTCCGAAGGTGGTCTTTGGGGGAATCAATTTTCTATGTTACAAATATCAATACCTAAACTAACCCAATCAAGAATTTCCAACCCTCTTGAGTTTGTTTGGGAATCcagtaaattaatcaaaaagaaGAGATATTCTTTCGGTGTTTATCTCATGGCTTTGCTTATGGATTTTGAGAGGAAATTAAGAGGGCCTGAG GCTGTAGCTAAAGTACTCTTCAAGTCAGCTTTTAACTCAAGTACTCTTATCACAAACATGATAGGGCCAATAGAGAAGACAGCTGTGGAAAATATTCCAGTAAATGGAATATATTTCACCGTCATGGGTGGACCTGAg AATTTATTCATTTCACTTATTAGCTATGTGAATATATTAAGAATCACCTTGAGAACTCTAAAGGGATTCATAGATGaacaaaaattaaagttgtGCATAGAGAAAGCAGCTGAAGTCATATTCAAAGCAGCTATGGATATTTCCGAGATACCCACCACAAATTAA
- the LOC101506334 gene encoding dihydroorotase, mitochondrial, with protein MELTITQPDDWHLHLRDGALLQAVTPHSAKHFGRAIVMPNLKPPITTTASAISYRESILKAIPKTSNFTPLMTLYLTDVTSPHEIQLAKKSGFVYGVKLYPAGATTNSQDGVTDIFGNCYSVLEEMVEQGLPLLVHGEVTNTEVDIFDREKVFIETILEPLIQRLPQLKVVMEHITTMDAVKFVESCKEGYVAATVTPQHILLNRNALFQGGLQPHNFCLPVLKREIHRQAIVAAITSGSKRFFLGTDSAPHDRRKKECSCGCAGIYNSPVALSLYAKVFEEAGALDKLEAFTSFNGPDFYGIPRNKSKIKLRKSPWKVPECFSFPFGDIIPMFAGETLEWEAMLV; from the exons ATGGAGTTGACAATCACACAACCTGATGATTGGCATCTTCATCTTCGTGACGGTGCTCTTCTTCAAGCTGTAACCCCTCACAGCGCAAAACATTTTGGAAGAGCTATAGTTATGCCAAATTTGAAACCACCTATCACTACCACAGCTTCCGCTATTTCTTATCGTGAATCTATTTTGAAAGCCATACCTAAAACTTCCAATTTCACCCCTCTCATGACACTTTATCTCACTGATGTTACATCACCTCATGAGATTCAACTTGCTA AAAAAAGTGGATTTGTTTATGGTGTGAAGTTATATCCTGCTGGTGCTACAACGAATTCCCAAGATGGTGTTACAGATATTTTTGGAAACTGTTATTCTGTTCTTGAGGAAATGGTTGAGCAAGGTTTACCATTATTG GTTCATGGAGAAGTTACAAATACAGAAGTTGATATTTTTGACCGGGAAAAGGtctttattgaaacaattttagAGCCTTTAATTCAAAGGCTTCCGCAGTTGAAGGTTGTGATGGAGCATATTACTACCATGGATGCTGTTAAATTTGTAGAGTCTTGCAAAGAAg GTTATGTAGCAGCAACTGTTACACCTCAACATATTCTTCTCAATCGCAATGCTTTGTTCCAAGGTGGCTTACAGCCTCACAATTTCTGTCTTCCCGTGCTTAAAAGAGAGATCCACA GACAGGCTATTGTTGCAGCTATCACTAGTGGAAGTAAACGATTTTTCCTTGGAACCGATAGTGCTCCACATGATAGGCGTAAAAAGGAGTGTTCTTGTGGATGTGCTGGCATATACAACTCCCCAGTTGCTCTATCGCTATATGCTAAGGTTTTTGAAGAG GCTGGTGCACTTGACAAGCTTGAGGCTTTTACAAGTTTTAATGGACCCGACTTCTATGGTATCCCCAGAAACAAGTCAAAGATAAAACTGAGGAAATCTCCTTGGAAAGTACCCGAGTGTTTTTCATTTCCATTTGGAGATATTATTCCCATGTTTGCCGGTGAAACACTTGAATGGGAGGCAATGCTTGTCTGA